CGCAAGGGCCTCCTGGGCCGCAGGGGGAAAAGGGCGAGCGGGGGGAACCGGGTCCACAAGGCATCCAAGGTCCCCCGGGACCGCAGGGGCCAAAGGGTGACCCTGGCGATGTGGGGCCCCAGGGGCCACCGGGACCACAGGGACCTCCGGGACCAAAGGGCGACAAGGGTGACAAAGGAGACAAGGGCGATAAGGGGGACAAAGGCGACCCCGGCCCTCAAGGGCCGCAAGGTCCTGCTGGCCCCCAGGGCCCCGCTGGACCGCAGGGGCCTCCTGGACCGCAAGGCCCGGCAGGACCACAAGGGCCTGCTGGCCCCATCGGCGGCAATGATGGCCAGGTGGTGTACAATAACGGAGGGGTTGCCGGCGGCGCGGATATTTTCTATGACGACGTGCGCAACCGCGTGGGCATCGGCACCGAGACCCCCAAGGGCAAGCTCCACGTGCGCAGCGAAAGCATCGGCGTCACCGGCTCCCACGTGCCACGCCGCGGCTTAGTGCTGGAGGGCGAGACCACAGCACTCTACATCATCAGCAATCGCCAAAGCACCGGCGGCTCGGGCCTGACCCTGGGCGAGGTGCACGAGGGCACGTTCATCGACACCTGGTCGCTGGACAGGCAGTCCAACGCCTTGGGCGACGGCAACTTGCGCCTGCGCTACGGCACCGACCCCAGCCACTGGCATAATACAGCCCACCTCACGGTGACCAAGACAGGACTGTTTGGCTTTGGCACCGAGGCGCCCACCGCGCGAGTGGATGCGAACGCCGCCACCGGCTACAATCAGCTCCGCCTGCGCACCTCCTACACTCCCACTGGCACCGCCGATCCCAATGGCAACGTGGGCGACATCGCCTGGGACGACGACTACATCTACGTCAAGACCAGCGCCGGGTGGAAGCGTGCCGCACTGAGCACGTGGTAACCTCAGTCAGCGGGAATTGCATGTGACGCATGGCATCAAGGAGGCAGTCATGAGATCGCTCATCGTCACCACAGTGCTCCTGGCGGCGCTGGCAGTTGAGGGCGCAGCACAACACCGCATCCCATGGGGCACGCTCTCCAACGGCGGAGGCGTAAGCGGCGGCACCACCTACCGCACCAAGGTGGTTGTTGGGCAACCAAGCATTGCCCAGGGCGGAGGGACAACCTATGCCATCCGCAGTGGCTTCTTGATCATCCCGGCAGAGCTGACCCCGAGCACAGGCGTACCTGCTGCCCAAGGCGAAGTGCCGACGGAGTTTGGCTTGGGGCAGAACTTCCCTAACCCTTTCAATCCGAGCACGACCATTCCCTTCAGCCTCAAGAGGCGCTGCTTCGTGACCTTAAGTCTGTTTGACGGCTTAGGAAGGGAGGTGGCCACTCTGGTGCAGGGAAATCTCGAGCCAGGCCGCCACACGGTAACCGTCGATGGCAGTTCGCTGCCCAGCGGTGTGTACCTTTACCGCCTGCAGGCCAGCGACCCCTCCGCACCCTCAGGAAAGCTATTCGTGGAGACCAGAAAACTTACCTTGCTGAGGTAGGAACAGGGGCCCCAAGGGGCATGCACACTCTTGGGGCCTCGATCTTCCCCCAACATACCGCAGCCGCCAGAGAAAAGGACAACCCGGAATCGGGGAACGGTCAACAACTGGAGCACCAGAGAACAGCCGAGCCCTTGCAGACCTGCATAAGGGTGTGCCTACAATCAGGAGGGATGGCCTAGAGAGATTCTGATATTCCCGTGAATATTTGCTGTGCTGCCTTGGTGGGGCCGCTCAGCGGCGCGCACTTCCACAGGACAGAAGCAGGCCCGTTCGTCGCGCTCCGCCAGGCTACGCTGCTGAAGGTAGTCGCAGACCAAAGCGGAACCTGCCGGTAGGCGTCCTTGCGGTGCCTGCTCTTCTCTCTGCGCGCCGGGTGCACATTTTCCTTGAAAAGGCCACCACAAATTCGCATATTTGGGCAGCACAAACATCCAGAATGGAGACCTCCTTGAGGAGGCGAGCGCGAGCGACTCTCCACCGAGCGCGCCATCCCTGGAATGCTCAATGACCCACGCACCGCGCACCGCCTCAGAGTCGCTGAGGTGTACTTCTCCCTTCTTGCGGCTGGCAGCGAGCGCCCAAAAGAGCAGGATATCCTCCCCATGGACGAGGAAGAGTTCCTCCGCCTTCTTGCCATCGATGAACATCAGGCGTGGCAGCTCTTTGTGAGCGACTACTCCACGTTCATCCTCCGGCTCATCGGCCATTTCGTCAGCGACTATGACGATCGCATGGAGCTCTACCTCTTCGTCTGCGAGAGGTTAGCCGCCAACCGCCTGCGCAGGCTCAAGCGCTTCGTGCGCGACCCCCACGCCCCGTGCAAGTTCACCACGTGGCTCGTCCCGGTCGTCCGCAACCTGGTCATCGATTGGTTTCGCCACAAGGAGGGCCGCAAGCGGCTGAACCGGTGCATTGCCGCCCTACCGGAGTTGACGCAAAAGGTGTTCAAGTACTGCTACCAACAGGGCTACTCGCCCGGAGAGGCGTTCGAGCTCATCAGAACGAAACATGATCCAAGTCTGCGATTTGAGGAGGTGGCCCAAGCCCTGGGTCAGATTCACGAGGCCCTGGGCGGGGCCAAGATGTGGGCAGTGGTGAGGGCCATGCTCCGTAATGCGCCAGCCTACCCAACGGACGCAGAGCGCGCCTTGGAGGATCGCCCCGAAATCGAGCTTGTGGCCCCCGAGGCGCCGCCGGACCTCGGAACGCAGATAGTACAGCTTCGCCGCGCGCTGCAGGAAGCTATGGAAAGCCTGCCTGCCCATGAACAGCTGCTGCTGCGGCTGCGCTTCGAACAGAGCCTTGCGGCCTCGGAGATCGCGGGCGTGCTTCGTCTGCGCGACAGCCGCGCAGCCTACCACGCCATCCGGCAGGCTATAGGGCACTTGCGCAAACGACTCCGCGACAACGGCTGGCAGGCGGAGGATTTTTCGATCTTGTTGGGGGGCGAGACGCCCTAATCTTAGGAGCTTGTCCGTTTAATTCTTGTGCAAGCTGGGAAAAGATTCCCTCGTGGCATGCTAAGGAGTGCAACATGCACCATTTGACCATTGGCCGGCTACTGGCAATGCCAGAGCTCGGCGGGAGCGAACCACTTTCGCCGGCGGAGCGGCAGCACCTGGGGCAGTGCGCCCGTTGTAGGGAAACGTACACCCTGGTAGCAGCTGCGGCCAGAGAAGTGCGCCGTCAGGAGGTCAGCCGTGGCGCGCCAGAGACAGCCTGTCTGGGCGAGCAAGAAATTGCCGCCTATCTCGAGAGCGGGTCAGGGCGGGAGCGCGTTGAACTGCACCTGCTGGGGTGCACCCGCTGCCTCCAGGCCGTGGTGGACACCTACCGGATGCTCGCCACTGCAAACAAACAGGAACCGGCAGAGGCACCAGGTTGGGCTCTACGCAAGGTCAGGTCATTGGTCCGTCCGAGCCTGGGGAATTCACTGGCAAGTTCCCTCACGCGAGCCTGGGAGGCGTTGGGCAGGACTTCTCCGGGCTGGCGATGGGCCGCAGCGGGAGGAGCGGCAATCCTGGTGCTTGCCGCCGTGCTCGCGGGCAATCCCGAGCTACGAAGCCGGCTCCGTCCCGAAGAGGCGACCAGGGTTGCCGCATCGCGGCAGGGACGTCCGAGTCTCCTGTTCCCGGCGCGGGGCACTTTGCTTGAGTCAGAGAGCATCGAACTTCGCTGGCAGGCGGTGCCTGGGGCCCTTCGCTATCGCGTGGTGGTGTTGAACGCCATCGGCGACACGACGTGGACAGGGCAAACGTCCGTGGAGCAAGCCGCGCTGGCTCGCGACGCTGCTCTCTTGAAAAAGGGACAGACCTATTTCTGGACTGTCGAAGCGCTCATGCCAGATGGGAGCACCATTTCCTACGAACTCGGTTACTTCCAGGTGGGTTGGCAGTAAAGAGTAGCCATTGCCATGCGACGCCCTGTCCTCATGCTGCTGTTCGTGGTCTTGCATGCGGTGTCTACGTGCGTAGTGGCCACCGCGCAAGAATGGTTTACCGAGAACTTTTCTACCCCAACGCTGAGTCCCGCCTGGTCAATATCCAGCTGGTCAGGCACGCCGTGGTCGTACCATGTCCCCTCGCGTTTTTCCCTTTCCGCACATCCCGGACATCTTAGGTTCTTGCTCGGTGCCATGGTGGTGGACCACCCCCGGCCTTCGTTCAGCGGCTATTGGTACTACCCCTCACTCGAGCTCCGACGACGAATCATGGGCAACCGATGGGTGTGCCTCCTCAAAGTCACCTACTTCCTGCCCCTAACCAACATGCGCGAGTTCTACACCGACATCTGCTTTGGCGGGCCAGACGAGCCCGCGAGTTTCTTGCGCCTGGCACGGTGCAGGGACATTGAACCGCGTTTCGACAAGCACATCGTGATGGTGAAAAGTGGCGACCGCGCAGCACAGGCCTCTATGCTCCACCCGGATGACAAATGGGCCAGCGAACGATTCACTTACTACTATCGCATAGTGCGAGAGGGCGAAACCCTCACCGTCCAGTGGAGCGCGGATGGCCACTTGTACACGACGGCCCTCGTGTTCGACATGGGGCCGCAGGTGGCCAGCACCGAGCAGTGGCTGGCCATCCGCGGCGCCTCGTGGTTCACGCCCTCCGGCTCCTATGCAGACTATGACTACATCATCCTGGCGCCCCCTGACCGAGCGGCCGAATCGGCCAATTCCTCGCCGGAGCACGCCAGCGCTAAGACGAGCATTGCGTCCACCCAGTCCGCCCTTGCACCTGGGCAGGCGCGTCTTCCACGCCTGGAGCGCCTGGTGCAGGAAACCGAGCAGGTGACGCCGCACCTTCTGGAGGAGGAGTTCAAGGCGAGCTTCCTCAGCAGTAGAATGTGGGTCTACGAGGAGGTGGTTTCCGCCCTTTTTGAGCTGCACCAACGCCAGCCTGGACATGGGTACCAGCGAGAGGCCTTTCGCTATGCCGAAAGGGCCAAAGCACGCGCCTTTCTCCAGCTCCTTGCCGAAGGACGTATACGCGTGCGTGAGGGGTCCTCTCCGGTTCTCCTGGCACGCGAGCAAGAGCTAATGGACCAGGTAGCCGCTGCAGAGGCGCGACTGGCCCGCTCCACGGTCACAGAAGCAGACAAGAGACAGTTGGCGCGGGAGTTATCGTCTGCTATCACCGAGCTCGGCAAACTGCGCACGGAGATCATGCAGGAGAACATGCGTTACGCCCAACTCTCCTACCCGGAGCCGCTGCCCACAGACAGCATCCAGAATGACTTGCGGGATGGGTCGGTGCTCCTGCAGTTCTTTCTTGGCGAGCAACGCTCCTACCTATGGATGGTCACCGCGGACACTGTCGCCATGTATGTTCTGCCCGGTCGTGAAGACGTTGAGCGTCATGCGCGGTTCTACATCGGTTTGCTCTCTGCGCGCCCAGTGATCGAGAGCTACGCCGAGGCTGGCCGCCACCTCTTTTCCGAGCTCCTCGGCCAAGTCCCGGCAGAGCAGCTGCGCGGCCGCCACCTGGTGATTGTGCCAGATGGGGCGCTCAACTATCTGCCTTTCGGCGCGCTGATGGTGCAGGGCGATGACCACTTCTTGGCCGACGACTGCGTCATCTCCTACGCGCCTTCGGCAACCATCCTGCACATCTTACGGCGGTGGCGTGCGACTCAAGCTGGCACCTGGGAACGTGAACTGGTGGCCATTGGCGCTCCCCATTCCCTGCCCGAGTTTAAGGAAAATGGTGGGCTTCGCCTCGGCCCTCTCAAGCACGCGCGCCGCGAGCTCGAGCAAGTGGGCAAGAACTGGCCAAAAGGCAAGACCCTGACGGTAACGGGCAGAGAGGCAAACGAGACGCGCGTGAAGAGCGGCCTCCTGGCACACGCGCGCTACGTCCACTTTGCCACCCACTCATTGCTTGACGAGGCGACAATTTCTCGCTCCTGCCTGGTGCTGGCACCTGGGACTGGGGCGAACGACGACGGGCTGTTGCGCATGAGCGAGGTCTTTGACTTGCACCTACACGCAGAGTTGGTCGTCTTATCCGCCTGCCAAACCGCCCGTGGGCGGCTGTACCGCGGCGAGGGCGTGAGAGGGCTGACGCGCGCCTTCCTCTATGCGGGGGCCTCGTCGGTGATGGTCAGCCTCTGGGATGTCGAGGACCGGTCCACAGCCGACCTCATGCAGAACTTTTACGGGTATCTCGCGCAGGGCATGTCAAAGACCGAGGCGCTGCGTGCTGCCCAGCTCGCCCTGCGGCGCAGCGGCAGTCGTGCGTATCGCCACCCGTACTACTGGGCGCCATTTGTGCTCATCGGGGACGACCGTTAGCCGACCAGCCACATCGTCAGTGGAGGAAGCAGGGACTTGCGCCCTGCTTTTTTGTTTGCGAAAATCGCGCCCTTTGTCCGTTAAGTACAAATGGAACGAAGCGGTGGTCCTGGGCGCCTCCTGCAGGCAGACTCAACCACCGGAAGAACACGCAGCACCCGCGTCAATGAACGCGGGAAGAGACCTTATACCACATGTGGAGGCATGTCTCCATGGGACCAACACGAGCGCGCCGATGTCCGGCCCTCCAAGCAGCTGCCTGGCTCGCCGTCTGGAGCACTTGTTTCGCGTTTGCCCAAATTACCGCGGTGCACTCCCAACCGCCTGCTGGCCCGGGAGCCAAGGAGACGAGCACCAGCCACCGGCTCCAGTGGGCCGTAGTTGGGGGAGGGGCGTTGACCCAAGCAGGTGAAGGAGCGATTCGCCTATCTGCAACGGCCTGGCAGACGGCAGTGGACCAAACTGGCAGCGCAACTCACCAGATTCACTCGGGATTCTGGAACCCCTCAGGACTCTTGACTGAAGTAAAGCGGCCAGGCGAGGAGCTTTTGCCCTCGGTGTATGACCTTTGGCACAACTACCCCAATCCTTTCAACCCCACGACCACGATTGTATACGCGCTGCCGCGCAGCAGTCGTGTGACCCTCGAGGTCTACAATCTGTTGGGACAATGCGTGAGGACGCTGGTGGACGAGACAGAGCCCCCCGGCGTGCACCGGGTACTCTGGGACGGACGCGATGCAAACGGGCAGCAAGTCAGCTCGGGATGCTACTTCTACAGGCTGGTGGCGCAATCGACGCCAGCCGGGGCACCATCGCAGCGGTTTGTCAAGACTCTCAAGATGCTACTGCTCCAGTAGCACTCCTTCACAACAAGAAAGGATCTTTTCGCGAGGAGGAACAACCATGAAACAGCAAGTGCTTCATTGGCTGATAGCGTTGGCCGTGCTGGTGCTGATGGCCGGCCCCCTGCGCGGGCAAGTGCCGCAGGTAATGAGCTATCAAGGTTACCTGACGGATGCCGCAGG
This window of the Calditrichota bacterium genome carries:
- a CDS encoding sigma-70 family RNA polymerase sigma factor, producing MLNDPRTAHRLRVAEVYFSLLAAGSERPKEQDILPMDEEEFLRLLAIDEHQAWQLFVSDYSTFILRLIGHFVSDYDDRMELYLFVCERLAANRLRRLKRFVRDPHAPCKFTTWLVPVVRNLVIDWFRHKEGRKRLNRCIAALPELTQKVFKYCYQQGYSPGEAFELIRTKHDPSLRFEEVAQALGQIHEALGGAKMWAVVRAMLRNAPAYPTDAERALEDRPEIELVAPEAPPDLGTQIVQLRRALQEAMESLPAHEQLLLRLRFEQSLAASEIAGVLRLRDSRAAYHAIRQAIGHLRKRLRDNGWQAEDFSILLGGETP
- a CDS encoding T9SS type A sorting domain-containing protein, with the protein product MRSLIVTTVLLAALAVEGAAQHRIPWGTLSNGGGVSGGTTYRTKVVVGQPSIAQGGGTTYAIRSGFLIIPAELTPSTGVPAAQGEVPTEFGLGQNFPNPFNPSTTIPFSLKRRCFVTLSLFDGLGREVATLVQGNLEPGRHTVTVDGSSLPSGVYLYRLQASDPSAPSGKLFVETRKLTLLR
- a CDS encoding CHAT domain-containing protein, yielding MRRPVLMLLFVVLHAVSTCVVATAQEWFTENFSTPTLSPAWSISSWSGTPWSYHVPSRFSLSAHPGHLRFLLGAMVVDHPRPSFSGYWYYPSLELRRRIMGNRWVCLLKVTYFLPLTNMREFYTDICFGGPDEPASFLRLARCRDIEPRFDKHIVMVKSGDRAAQASMLHPDDKWASERFTYYYRIVREGETLTVQWSADGHLYTTALVFDMGPQVASTEQWLAIRGASWFTPSGSYADYDYIILAPPDRAAESANSSPEHASAKTSIASTQSALAPGQARLPRLERLVQETEQVTPHLLEEEFKASFLSSRMWVYEEVVSALFELHQRQPGHGYQREAFRYAERAKARAFLQLLAEGRIRVREGSSPVLLAREQELMDQVAAAEARLARSTVTEADKRQLARELSSAITELGKLRTEIMQENMRYAQLSYPEPLPTDSIQNDLRDGSVLLQFFLGEQRSYLWMVTADTVAMYVLPGREDVERHARFYIGLLSARPVIESYAEAGRHLFSELLGQVPAEQLRGRHLVIVPDGALNYLPFGALMVQGDDHFLADDCVISYAPSATILHILRRWRATQAGTWERELVAIGAPHSLPEFKENGGLRLGPLKHARRELEQVGKNWPKGKTLTVTGREANETRVKSGLLAHARYVHFATHSLLDEATISRSCLVLAPGTGANDDGLLRMSEVFDLHLHAELVVLSACQTARGRLYRGEGVRGLTRAFLYAGASSVMVSLWDVEDRSTADLMQNFYGYLAQGMSKTEALRAAQLALRRSGSRAYRHPYYWAPFVLIGDDR
- a CDS encoding T9SS type A sorting domain-containing protein, with product MTEVKRPGEELLPSVYDLWHNYPNPFNPTTTIVYALPRSSRVTLEVYNLLGQCVRTLVDETEPPGVHRVLWDGRDANGQQVSSGCYFYRLVAQSTPAGAPSQRFVKTLKMLLLQ